From the Hymenobacter yonginensis genome, one window contains:
- a CDS encoding peptide MFS transporter: MQTTSAVREQPPMAASTGHPKGLYVLFATEMWERFSYYGMRALLALYMGKALFFDKELTSRIYGDYTSLVYLTPLLGGYMADRYWGNRRSILTGGLMMALGQFALFFSASMYSAGQTSASTAQLALFFLGLGLLIFGNGFFKPNISSMVGTLYPKGDGRVDAAYTIFYMGINLGAFFSPLVCGTLGDTGNPADFKWGFLAAGFGMLIGSLTFEMFKNKYVVTPDGAALGAKPERTVEHAPVVPVNTDSPVRSETIAQPTKSFASQLPKLIGIFVVVYAGIAWFMDYDWIGALVFSAMVVMPMAVLSDASLTPREREKIYVILILSFFVIFFWGAFEQAGASLTFFADEQTDRTLGSYVVPASYFQSANALFIIIFAPVFAVIWTMLGKRGLEPSSPLKMSIGLMFLAVGYLIIAFGVKGVDASTKVSMFWLITMYLMHTFGELCLSPIGLALVNKLAPARFASLLMAVWFLATAAGNKFAGVLSGLYPEPGKAAPHFVGFEITGLYEFFLIFVVLSAAASLVLFFLYRKLTTMMNEPVATAA, translated from the coding sequence ATGCAAACGACCTCCGCTGTGCGGGAGCAGCCCCCGATGGCCGCTTCCACCGGCCATCCGAAGGGCCTTTATGTGCTCTTTGCCACCGAGATGTGGGAGCGGTTCAGCTACTACGGCATGCGCGCCCTGCTGGCGCTTTACATGGGCAAAGCCCTGTTCTTCGATAAAGAACTTACCTCCCGCATCTACGGCGACTACACCTCCCTGGTGTACCTGACGCCGCTGCTCGGGGGCTATATGGCCGACCGCTACTGGGGCAACCGCCGCTCTATCCTGACCGGCGGCCTGATGATGGCGCTGGGGCAGTTTGCGCTGTTTTTCTCGGCCTCGATGTACTCGGCCGGCCAGACGTCGGCCTCTACGGCGCAGCTGGCGCTGTTTTTCCTGGGTCTGGGACTGCTGATTTTCGGCAACGGTTTCTTCAAACCCAACATTTCCTCGATGGTGGGCACGCTCTATCCCAAGGGCGACGGGCGCGTGGATGCGGCCTACACCATCTTCTACATGGGCATCAACCTAGGCGCGTTCTTCTCGCCGCTGGTGTGCGGCACGCTCGGCGACACCGGCAACCCCGCCGACTTCAAATGGGGCTTCCTGGCCGCCGGCTTCGGCATGCTGATTGGCTCGCTCACGTTTGAGATGTTCAAAAACAAGTACGTGGTGACGCCCGACGGCGCGGCCCTGGGCGCCAAGCCCGAGCGCACCGTAGAGCACGCGCCGGTGGTACCGGTCAACACCGACTCGCCGGTGCGCTCCGAAACCATTGCTCAACCCACCAAGAGCTTCGCCAGCCAGCTACCCAAGCTGATCGGCATTTTCGTGGTGGTGTACGCCGGCATTGCCTGGTTCATGGACTACGACTGGATTGGCGCCCTGGTGTTCTCGGCCATGGTGGTTATGCCGATGGCCGTGCTGTCGGACGCTTCGCTGACGCCGCGGGAGCGGGAGAAAATCTACGTGATTCTGATTCTGAGCTTCTTTGTAATCTTCTTCTGGGGCGCGTTTGAGCAGGCCGGGGCCTCGCTCACGTTCTTCGCCGACGAGCAGACCGACCGTACGCTGGGTTCCTACGTGGTACCGGCTTCTTACTTCCAGTCGGCCAATGCCCTGTTCATCATCATCTTCGCGCCGGTTTTTGCCGTTATCTGGACGATGCTGGGCAAGCGCGGCCTGGAGCCTTCCTCGCCGCTGAAAATGTCGATTGGCCTGATGTTCCTGGCTGTGGGCTACCTCATTATTGCCTTCGGCGTGAAGGGGGTAGATGCCAGCACCAAAGTGAGCATGTTCTGGCTGATTACGATGTACCTGATGCACACTTTCGGCGAGCTTTGCCTGTCGCCGATTGGCCTGGCACTGGTAAACAAGCTGGCTCCGGCCCGCTTCGCGTCGCTGCTGATGGCCGTCTGGTTTCTGGCTACGGCCGCCGGCAACAAGTTTGCGGGCGTACTGAGCGGTCTGTATCCCGAGCCCGGCAAAGCCGCTCCGCACTTCGTGGGCTTCGAAATCACCGGCCTCTACGAGTTCTTCCTGATCTTCGTGGTGCTGTCGGCTGCTGCTTCGCTGGTGCTGTTCTTCCTCTACCGCAAGCTCACCACCATGATGAACGAGCCCGTAGCAACGGCTGCGTAA
- the pckA gene encoding phosphoenolpyruvate carboxykinase (ATP), with protein sequence MLDSAATTRLAPLGITQAAQVHLNLTPEQLTQEALRRHEGVLTDTGALMADTGQFTGRSPKDRFVVKDAGTADSVWWGDINIPFAEDKFDQLHQKMVQYLADKEIYVRDAYAGANPDYQLKLRVVNELAWHNLFCYNMFLRPAEGADTSWTPDFSIICAPGFEADPAVDGTRQKNFAILNFSKKMILIGGTGYAGEMKKGIFGVLNYLLPHERATLPMHCSANVGKDGDTAIFFGLSGTGKTTLSADPNRGLIGDDEHGWTPDAGIFNFEGGCYAKVIDLSAEKEPEIWNAIKAGSIVENTRFVPGTTTVDYANKSVTENTRTAYPINFIPNAIEPSVAEAPKNIFFLTADAFGVLPPISKLDKSHAMYHFMSGYTAKVAGTEMGVTEPQTTFSACFGAVFLPLHPTKYAEMLGKKMDENEVNVWLVNTGWSGGSYGVGSRMKLGYTRAMITAALNGELNDVEFKKHPIFGVEVPASVPGVPTEILDPRATWADQEAYDKTAADLAQKFVANFQKYADFANDEILAGAPKTAVEASV encoded by the coding sequence ATGCTAGATTCCGCCGCTACTACCCGCCTGGCTCCGCTGGGCATCACGCAGGCCGCGCAGGTGCACCTGAACCTCACGCCTGAGCAGCTCACCCAGGAGGCTCTGCGCCGCCACGAAGGCGTGCTCACCGACACCGGCGCCCTGATGGCCGACACCGGCCAGTTCACCGGCCGCTCCCCCAAAGACCGTTTCGTGGTGAAAGACGCCGGCACCGCCGACAGCGTGTGGTGGGGCGACATCAACATCCCCTTCGCCGAAGACAAGTTCGACCAGCTCCACCAGAAAATGGTGCAGTACCTGGCCGACAAGGAGATTTACGTGCGCGACGCCTACGCCGGCGCCAACCCCGACTACCAGCTCAAGCTGCGCGTGGTAAACGAGCTAGCCTGGCACAACCTGTTCTGCTACAACATGTTCCTGCGCCCCGCCGAGGGCGCTGACACCAGCTGGACGCCCGATTTCAGCATCATCTGCGCCCCCGGCTTCGAGGCTGACCCGGCCGTGGATGGCACCCGCCAGAAGAACTTCGCCATTCTGAACTTCTCCAAGAAGATGATTCTGATTGGCGGCACAGGCTACGCCGGCGAGATGAAAAAGGGCATCTTCGGGGTTCTCAACTACCTGCTGCCCCACGAGCGCGCCACGCTGCCGATGCACTGCTCGGCCAACGTAGGCAAAGACGGCGACACGGCCATCTTCTTCGGCCTCTCGGGCACCGGCAAAACGACGCTTTCCGCTGACCCCAACCGCGGCCTGATCGGCGACGACGAGCACGGCTGGACGCCCGATGCCGGCATCTTCAACTTCGAGGGCGGCTGCTACGCCAAGGTTATCGACCTGAGCGCCGAGAAGGAGCCCGAAATCTGGAACGCCATCAAGGCCGGCTCCATCGTGGAAAACACGCGCTTCGTGCCCGGCACCACCACCGTGGACTACGCCAACAAGAGCGTGACCGAAAACACCCGCACGGCCTACCCGATCAACTTTATTCCGAACGCCATTGAGCCCAGCGTGGCCGAGGCGCCCAAGAACATCTTCTTCCTGACGGCCGACGCCTTCGGGGTGCTGCCTCCCATCAGCAAGCTCGACAAGAGCCACGCCATGTACCACTTCATGAGCGGCTACACCGCCAAGGTGGCCGGCACGGAAATGGGCGTTACGGAGCCGCAAACCACGTTCTCGGCTTGCTTCGGCGCCGTGTTCCTGCCGCTGCATCCCACCAAGTACGCCGAGATGCTGGGCAAGAAGATGGACGAAAACGAGGTGAACGTGTGGCTGGTGAACACCGGCTGGAGCGGCGGCAGCTACGGCGTCGGCTCGCGCATGAAGCTGGGCTACACCCGCGCCATGATTACGGCCGCCCTCAACGGTGAGCTGAACGACGTGGAGTTCAAGAAGCACCCCATCTTCGGCGTGGAAGTGCCAGCCTCGGTGCCGGGCGTGCCCACCGAAATCCTGGACCCACGCGCCACCTGGGCCGATCAGGAAGCCTACGACAAAACGGCCGCCGACCTGGCCCAGAAGTTTGTGGCTAACTTCCAGAAGTACGCCGATTTCGCCAACGACGAAATCCTGGCCGGCGCCCCCAAAACGGCCGTTGAAGCCAGCGTATAA
- a CDS encoding S1/P1 nuclease: protein MRKLLLPLFLLFLSPLSLWAWGVDGHRAVGQIAEQHLNRKARREVQRLLGTETLALVSTWPDEIRYYPEFKETAPWHYVNSPAGLNETQYLQDLKSQTGPNAYNMLQAKLKELTDSSKTQAEKLAALKFVVHLVGDAHQPLHAGHAEDKGGNDIKVKYRGKDTNMHSLWDSGLIDYQGLTYTEMATKYDGPIRRQQVREWQASSPESWFWESYQASEQVYRSAPANGDVDYNYYPAHSEMMKQRIQQAGVRLAGLLNEVLG, encoded by the coding sequence ATGCGCAAGCTTTTGCTGCCGCTGTTTCTGTTGTTTCTGTCGCCGCTGAGCTTGTGGGCCTGGGGCGTTGACGGCCACCGCGCCGTGGGCCAGATTGCCGAGCAACACCTCAACCGCAAGGCCCGCCGCGAAGTACAGCGCCTGCTGGGCACCGAAACGCTGGCTTTGGTGAGCACCTGGCCCGACGAAATCCGCTACTATCCGGAGTTCAAGGAAACCGCCCCCTGGCACTACGTCAACTCGCCCGCGGGCCTGAACGAAACGCAATATCTGCAGGACCTGAAGAGCCAGACCGGCCCCAACGCCTACAACATGCTGCAGGCCAAGCTCAAAGAGCTAACCGATTCCAGCAAGACGCAGGCCGAGAAGCTCGCCGCCCTCAAGTTTGTGGTGCACCTCGTGGGCGACGCCCACCAGCCCCTGCACGCCGGCCATGCCGAGGACAAGGGTGGCAACGACATCAAAGTGAAGTACCGCGGCAAGGACACCAACATGCACAGCCTCTGGGACAGCGGCCTAATCGACTACCAGGGCCTGACCTACACGGAAATGGCCACCAAGTACGATGGCCCCATCCGGCGCCAGCAGGTGCGCGAGTGGCAGGCGTCGTCGCCGGAAAGCTGGTTCTGGGAGTCGTACCAGGCCAGTGAGCAGGTGTACCGCAGCGCCCCGGCCAACGGCGACGTAGACTACAACTACTACCCGGCGCACTCCGAAATGATGAAGCAGCGTATCCAGCAGGCCGGCGTGCGGCTGGCGGGGTTGCTGAACGAGGTGCTGGGCTAG
- a CDS encoding SDR family oxidoreductase: MSVKLKKLSRQTIVITGASSGIGLVTARMAAKAGARLILAARSEDALRQLTSEIRQAGGQADYVVADVSKPEDVQRLAREAASRYGGYDTWINNAGVSIYGKLEQVPVEDMRRLFDVNFWGLVNGSLEAAKHLKGKGGAIINVGSILSEVTAILQTIYSASKHAVKGFTDGLRMELEMDEAPISVTLIQPAAIDTPYPLHAKNYMEREAQHAPPAYAPETVARAILYAAENPERDVVVGGGGRAFIGLNRWTPALLDQFMEKSFAKQEQADYARRPLQQNGLDRPVGQLEERGNYPGSTRETSYYTEAVTRGNTGLKAALLVGAGVAAAAWLSGKAKQNA; this comes from the coding sequence ATGTCCGTCAAGCTCAAAAAACTCTCCCGGCAAACCATCGTCATCACCGGCGCCTCGTCCGGCATCGGCCTCGTAACGGCCCGCATGGCTGCCAAAGCCGGCGCCCGCCTGATTCTGGCGGCCCGCAGCGAAGACGCCCTGCGTCAGCTAACCAGCGAAATCCGGCAGGCCGGCGGCCAGGCCGACTACGTGGTGGCCGACGTGAGCAAGCCCGAAGACGTGCAGCGCCTAGCCCGGGAGGCCGCCAGCCGCTATGGTGGCTACGATACCTGGATCAACAACGCCGGCGTGAGCATCTACGGCAAGCTGGAACAGGTGCCGGTAGAGGACATGCGCCGCCTGTTCGACGTGAACTTCTGGGGTTTGGTGAATGGCTCGCTGGAAGCTGCCAAGCACCTGAAAGGCAAGGGCGGCGCCATCATCAACGTGGGCAGCATCCTGTCTGAAGTCACGGCTATTCTGCAAACCATCTACTCGGCCAGCAAGCACGCCGTGAAGGGCTTCACCGACGGCCTACGCATGGAGCTGGAAATGGACGAGGCCCCGATTTCGGTGACCCTGATTCAGCCCGCCGCCATCGACACGCCCTACCCGCTGCACGCCAAAAACTACATGGAGCGCGAAGCCCAGCACGCGCCGCCCGCCTACGCCCCCGAAACCGTGGCCCGCGCCATCCTGTACGCTGCCGAAAACCCTGAGCGCGACGTGGTGGTGGGCGGCGGCGGCCGGGCCTTCATCGGCCTGAACCGCTGGACGCCCGCGCTGCTCGACCAGTTCATGGAGAAATCCTTCGCCAAGCAGGAGCAGGCCGACTACGCCCGGCGCCCGCTGCAGCAAAACGGCCTCGACCGGCCCGTGGGCCAGCTGGAGGAGCGCGGCAACTACCCCGGCAGCACCCGCGAAACCAGCTACTACACCGAGGCCGTAACGCGCGGCAACACCGGCCTTAAAGCGGCCCTGCTGGTAGGAGCCGGCGTGGCGGCCGCCGCCTGGCTGAGCGGCAAGGCCAAGCAAAACGCGTAA
- a CDS encoding 16S rRNA (uracil(1498)-N(3))-methyltransferase, with translation MPHTFFAPDLSGLTYTLPEDESKHAVRVLRLSAPDPVVLVDGRGGVFQAEVADANPKRCQLRITHEAQVPRRAYFVHVAVAPTKNLDRMEWLVEKAVEIGVDRLTFLRCARSERRELKLERLHKIAVSALKQSGQAWLPQLDELTDFADFLPTIDGATSFIGHLEEGDRTPLSRVAATGTSCCVLIGPEGDFTPQEIAAAFARGVRPVTLGASRLRTETAALAAVHTAHVARELAENR, from the coding sequence ATGCCGCACACTTTCTTCGCCCCCGACCTCTCCGGCCTTACCTACACGCTTCCCGAAGACGAAAGCAAGCACGCCGTGCGGGTGCTGCGCCTGAGCGCCCCCGACCCCGTGGTGCTGGTGGATGGCCGCGGCGGTGTATTCCAGGCCGAAGTAGCCGATGCCAACCCCAAGCGCTGCCAGCTACGCATCACCCACGAGGCGCAGGTGCCGCGCCGCGCCTATTTCGTGCACGTGGCCGTGGCGCCCACCAAAAACCTCGACCGGATGGAATGGCTGGTGGAGAAAGCCGTGGAAATCGGCGTCGACCGCCTCACGTTTCTGCGCTGCGCCCGCTCCGAGCGGCGCGAGCTGAAGCTGGAGCGCCTGCACAAAATCGCCGTCAGCGCCCTTAAGCAGTCGGGCCAGGCGTGGCTGCCGCAGCTGGACGAGCTGACGGACTTTGCCGACTTCCTGCCCACCATTGATGGCGCCACCAGCTTCATCGGCCACCTCGAGGAAGGCGACCGGACGCCACTTTCCCGCGTGGCGGCAACCGGAACTAGCTGCTGCGTGCTCATCGGGCCCGAAGGCGACTTCACGCCCCAGGAAATTGCGGCGGCCTTTGCCCGCGGTGTCCGGCCCGTGACGCTGGGCGCCTCCCGCCTGCGCACCGAAACGGCCGCCCTGGCCGCCGTGCACACGGCACACGTGGCCCGGGAGTTGGCCGAAAACCGCTAA
- a CDS encoding DUF4159 domain-containing protein — protein MLKTLCLAVTFLLLLTAAAPPAAAPSFRIAKLHYGGGGDWYANKTSLPNLIRFCNQTLSTNMAPDEATVELDSPELLSYPFVHMTGHGNVLFSDAEAKNLRRYLMGGGFLHIDDNYGLDKFIRPEMKKVFPELEFVELPFSHPIYHQKFQFPRGLPKVHEHDGKRPQGFGLLYKGRLVCFYSFECDLGNGWEDLGTYPEDTPATHEAALKMGANLVSYALTQD, from the coding sequence ATGCTGAAGACCCTCTGCCTGGCCGTTACGTTTCTGCTGCTGCTCACGGCCGCTGCGCCGCCCGCCGCGGCCCCCAGCTTCCGCATTGCCAAGCTGCACTACGGCGGCGGCGGCGACTGGTACGCCAACAAAACCAGCCTGCCCAACCTCATCCGCTTCTGCAACCAGACGCTCAGCACCAACATGGCCCCCGACGAGGCCACCGTGGAGCTGGACTCGCCGGAGCTGCTCAGCTACCCGTTCGTGCACATGACCGGCCACGGCAACGTGCTCTTTTCCGATGCTGAGGCCAAAAACCTGCGCCGCTACCTGATGGGCGGCGGCTTCCTGCACATCGACGACAACTACGGCCTCGACAAGTTCATCCGGCCCGAGATGAAGAAGGTGTTTCCGGAGCTGGAGTTTGTGGAACTGCCCTTCTCCCACCCCATCTACCACCAGAAGTTTCAGTTTCCCAGAGGCTTGCCCAAAGTACACGAGCACGACGGCAAGCGCCCTCAGGGCTTTGGCCTGCTCTATAAGGGCCGGCTGGTGTGCTTCTACAGCTTTGAGTGCGACCTGGGCAACGGCTGGGAAGACCTGGGTACCTACCCCGAAGACACCCCCGCCACCCACGAGGCGGCTCTGAAGATGGGCGCCAACCTGGTAAGCTACGCCCTGACCCAGGACTAA
- a CDS encoding biliverdin-producing heme oxygenase has protein sequence MPPALQAPGILSRLRTETRPSHDAVELNPFNQALAAGTVTAADTAQFLARMHGIIAPFEAQLRQHAADFGPTWELNERFRAHFILADLHHLGYAGTPPLCPGFPVLATRPALLGALYVLEGSTLGGQVIARQLSKAGIPASRYFQGYGPLTGPRWKAFCQLLTEATTEENEQEIVDSAITLFTTLAAWLNRP, from the coding sequence ATGCCGCCTGCTTTGCAAGCGCCAGGGATTCTGTCCCGGCTGCGCACCGAAACCCGCCCCTCCCACGACGCCGTCGAGCTGAACCCGTTCAACCAGGCCCTGGCCGCCGGCACCGTCACGGCGGCCGATACGGCGCAGTTTCTGGCCCGCATGCACGGCATCATCGCCCCTTTTGAAGCCCAGCTGCGGCAGCACGCCGCCGACTTCGGCCCCACCTGGGAGCTGAACGAGCGGTTTCGCGCCCACTTCATCCTCGCAGACCTGCACCACTTGGGCTACGCGGGCACCCCGCCGCTGTGCCCCGGGTTTCCGGTGCTGGCCACCAGGCCGGCCTTGCTGGGCGCGCTCTACGTGCTGGAAGGCTCCACGCTGGGCGGCCAGGTGATTGCTCGCCAGCTCAGCAAGGCCGGCATTCCCGCCTCCCGCTACTTCCAGGGCTACGGCCCGCTCACCGGCCCCCGCTGGAAAGCCTTCTGCCAGCTCCTGACCGAGGCCACCACCGAGGAAAACGAGCAGGAAATAGTAGATTCGGCCATTACCCTTTTCACCACCCTTGCTGCATG